The Candidatus Woesearchaeota archaeon DNA window ACTAGACCTAACAAGAAACAAAGAAATACAAATAACAATAGCAGACAATAACACACAAAACATAAAAGAATTCATAAAAAAACAAAAAATAAAACAACACATAACAATAATAGAAATAGACGCAAACAACAAAGAAGAATTAAAAAAATTATTCAAAAAAA harbors:
- a CDS encoding saccharopine dehydrogenase NADP-binding domain-containing protein — encoded protein: MKTLILGGGAQGKATLLDLTRNKEIQITIADNNTQNIKEFIKKQKIKQHITIIEIDANNKEELKKLFKKNKIVIDLLPTIFRKHITEIAIETKTNLVNTSFSY